One Bufo gargarizans isolate SCDJY-AF-19 chromosome 4, ASM1485885v1, whole genome shotgun sequence DNA window includes the following coding sequences:
- the CLDN11 gene encoding claudin-11 isoform X2, producing MITGSFLGLPAVFLLLSAMPCIRMGHDPGTEKYKRFTLGGVLIVILALSSIMATIWFPVSTHKETTIVTFGYSLYAGWIGAAFCLFGGIVIVCCSGESQAFMENRFYYSSQGSGSPTHAKSANV from the exons ATGATAACTGGATCTTTCCTGGGGCTTCCTGCTGTCTTCCTGCTTCTCTCTGCCATGCCCTGCATCCGAATGGGTCACGACCCTGGGACTGAGAAATACAAACGCTTTACGCTGGGTGGAGTGCTGATCGTCATTTTGG CGCTGAGTTCCATCATGGCCACTATCTGGTTCCCTGTGTCCACACACAAAGAGACGACCATTGTGACTTTCGGCTACTCCTTGTACGCAGGATGGATTGGGGCAGCGTTCTGCTTGTTTGGAGGAATAGTTattgtttgctgttcaggagaATCTCAAGCATTCATGGAGAACCGATTTTATTATTCATCTCAGGGGTCTGGTTCACCGACCCATGCTAAAAGTGCCAATGTGTAA